The Denticeps clupeoides chromosome 5, fDenClu1.1, whole genome shotgun sequence genome includes a region encoding these proteins:
- the gapdhs gene encoding glyceraldehyde-3-phosphate dehydrogenase 2, which produces MSDLCVGINGFGRIGRLVLRACLQKGIRVTAINDPFIDLQYMVYMFKYDSTHGRYNGEVRQEDGKLIVDDQAISVFQCMKPAEIPWGSAGAAYVVESTGVFLSIDKASSHLEGGAKRVVVSAPSPDAPMFVMGVNHDKYDPSSMTIVSNASCTTNCLAPLAKVIHDNFGIEEALMTTVHAYTATQKTVDGPSAKAWRDGRGAHQNIIPASTGAAKAVGKVIPELNGKLTGMAFRVPVADVSVVDLTCRLSRPASYANIKESVKKAAHGPLKGILGYTEDSVVSSDFIGDTHSSIFDAGAGISLNDNFVKLISWYDNEFGYSHRVADLLLYMHSKE; this is translated from the exons atgtcagacctctgcgttGGAATCAATGG ATTTGGCCGTATTGGCCGCCTGGTCCTGAGGGCCTGTCTTCAGAAAGGAATCAGAGTCACTGCCATCAATGACCCATTCATTGACTTGCAGTATATG GTTTACATGTTCAAGTATGACTCCACCCATGGACGTTACAATGGTGAGGTGCGCCAGGAGGATGGCAAGCTGATTGTTGATGACCAAGCCATCTCTGTATTCCAGTG TATGAAGCCTGCTGAGATCCCATGGGGTAGTGCTGGTGCAGCATACGTTGTGGAGTCCACTGGCGTCTTCCTGAGCATCGATAAGGCCTCT tCTCACCTGGAGGGAGGTGCCAAGCGAGTTGTGGTGTCTGCCCCATCTCCTGATGCTCCCATGTTTGTGATGGGAGTCAACCATGACAAATATGACCCCTCAAGTATGACCATTGTCAG CAATGCATCCTGCACCACCAACTGCCTAGCTCCTTTGGCCAAGGTGATTCATGACAACTTTGGCATCGAGGAGGCCCTCATG ACCACAGTCCATGCATACACTGCTACCCAGAAGACAGTTGATGGCCCATCTGCCAAGGCATGGCGTGATGGGCGTGGTGCACACCAGAACATCATTCCTGCTTCCACTGGAGCTGCCAAGGCTGTCGGGAAGGTCATTCCTGAGCTCAATGG GAAGCTGACCGGTATGGCTTTCCGTGTGCCAGTTGCTGACGTCTCTGTGGTGGATCTAACGTGCCGTCTGTCCAGGCCAGCCAGCTATGCTAACATCAAAGAGTCCGTCAAGAAGGCCGCCCATGGCCCCCTGAAAGGAATTCTGGGATACACAGAGGACTCA gTTGTTTCCTCTGACTTTATTGGTGACACCCACTCCTCCATCTTTGATGCTGGTGCTGGAATTTCCCTAAATGACAACTTTGTCAAACTTATTTCCTG GTATGACAACGAGTTTGGGTACAGCCATCGCGTGGCTGACCTGCTGCTGTACATGCATTCCAAGGAGTAA
- the LOC114789808 gene encoding potassium-transporting ATPase alpha chain 1: MVRLQDSYDMFVEMDKMDGEMDVKIKKKKKTKKKEKLEQMKKEMDIDDHEISLEDLEMRYTTSITKGLTSAFAQEVLERDGPNELKPPKGTPEYVKFARQLAGGLQCLMWVAAVICFIAFGIECAKGEFDSYDDLYLAITLIAVVVVTGCFGYYQEFKSTNIIASFKNLVPQQAVVIRDGQKNQINANLLVVGDLVEIKGGDRVPADIRIITAQGCKVDNSSLTGESEPQTRSPECTHENPLETRNIAFFSTTCLEGVATGVIINTGDRTIIGRIASLASGVGNEKTPIAIEIEHFVDIIAGLAIFFGFTFFVVAMFIGYAFLEAMIFFMAIVVAYVPEGLLATVTVCLSLTAKRLARKNCVVKNLEAVETLGSTSVICSDKTGTLTQNRMTVAHLWFDNMIHAADTTEDQSGQSFDQSSETWRALARVAGLCNRAIFRPNQETVPIPKRIVVGDASETALLKFTELTVGNIIEYRGRFRKVCELPFNSTNKFQLSVHELEDPLDLRYLLVMKGAPERILERCSTILIKGQELPLDEQWKEAFQTAYMDLGGLGERVLGFCHIYLNEKEYPRGYNFDPDDMNFPTSGLCFAGLISMIDPPRATVPDAVMKCRTAGIRVVMVTGDHPITAKAIAANVGIISEGSETVEDIANRLRIPVEQVKKSDARACVINGGQLKDMTSDELDEALRNHPEMVFARTSPQQKLIIVESCQRLGSIVAVTGDGVNDSPALKKADIGIAMGIAGSDAAKNAADMILLDDNFASIVTGVEQGRLIFDNLKKSIAYTLTKNIPELTPYLIYITVSVPLPLGCITILFIELATDIFPSVSLAYEKAESDIMHIKPRNPRRHRLVNEALAVYSYFQIGAIQSFAGFTDYFAAQAQEGWFPLLCVGLRSQWEDDHLQDLQDSYGQEWTFSQRLYQEYTCYTVFFVSIEICQIADVLIRKTRRLSVFQQGFLRNRVLVSAIVFQLCLGNLLCYCPGMPNIFNFMPIRVQWWFVPVPYGILIFVYDEIRKLGVRRHPGSWWDQELYY, encoded by the exons atGGTCCGTTTGCAGGACTCGTATGATATGTTTGTGGAGATGGACAAgatggatggagagatggaTGTCAAAatcaagaagaaaaagaaaacaaagaaaaaggagaaactagagcaaatgaagaaagaaatggaCATT GATGACCATGAAATCAGCTTGGAGGATTTAGAAATGCGATACACAACTAGTATTACAAAG GGACTGACCAGTGCCTTTGCTCAAGAAGTCCTAGAGCGGGATGGTCCCAACGAACTCAAACCACCCAAGGGCACCCCAGAGTATGTGAAATTTGCACGTCAGCTTGCAGGAGGACTTCAGTGCCTTATGTGGGTGGCAGCTGTTATCTGCTTCATTGCCTTTGGCATTGAGTGTGCCAAGGGGGAATTCGACAGTTATGATGAT CTGTATTTGGCCATTACCCTGATCGCCGTGGTTGTGGTAACTGGATGCTTTGGATACTATCAGGAGTTTAAGAGTACAAATATTATTGCCAGTTTCAAAAATCTGGTACCACAG CAAGCTGTAGTAATCCGAGACGGACAGAAGAATCAGATTAATGCCAATTTGTTAGTGGTGGGTGACCTTGTTGAGATCAAGGGTGGTGACCGTGTCCCTGCTGACATTCGTATAATAACCGCACAGGGCTGCAAG GTAGATAACTCTTCACTTACAGGAGAGTCTGAGCCTCAAACTAGGAGTCCAGAGTGCACACATGAAAATCCCCTCGAAACCCGAAACATTGCTTTCTTCTCCACCACGTGTCTTGAAG GAGTAGCCACTGGAGTGATTATTAACACCGGTGACCGCACCATCATTGGACGCATTGCCAGCTTAGCATCAGGGGTGGGCAATGAGAAAACACCAATAGCCATAGAGATTGAGCATTTTGTAGACATCATTGCTGGCCTTGCTATATTTTTTGGCTTCACATTCTTTGTGGTGGCCATGTTTATTGGCTATGCCTTCTTGGAAGCTATGATCTTCTTCATGGCCATTGTGGTGGCCTACGTCCCTGAGGGGCTGCTTGCTACTGTCACT gtCTGCCTTTCTCTCACAGCCAAGCGTCTAGCCCGGAAAAACTGTGTGGTCAAAAACCTAGAGGCTGTGGAGACTCTGGGGTCTACATCGGTTATCTGTTCAGACAAAACAGGAACACTGACACAGAACAGAATGACTGTGGCACATTTGTGGTTCGACAACATGATTCATGCTGCTGACACCACAGAGGACCAGTCCG GTCAAAGTTTTGACCAGTCGTCAGAGACATGGAGAGCTTTAGCAAGAGTAGCTGGCCTTTGCAATCGAGCAATTTTCAGGCCCAACCAGGAGACTGTGCCGATCCCTAAG AGGATTGTGGTGGGAGACGCCTCAGAAACAGCCCTGCTGAAGTTCACTGAGCTGACTGTCGGCAACATAATCGAGTACAGAGGTCGCTTCCGGAAGGTCTGCGAATTGCCATTCAACTCCACCAACAAGTTCCAG CTGTCGGTGCACGAACTGGAGGACCCGCTGGACCTGCGCTACCTGCTGGTGATGAAGGGGGCGCCAGAGAGGATCCTGGAGCGCTGCTCCACCATTCTGATAAAGGGGCAGGAGCTTCCACTGGACGAGCAGTGGAAGGAAGCTTTCCAGACCGCCTACATGGATCTGGGAGGCCTGGGCGAGAGAGTCCTGG GCTTTTGTCACATATATCTGAATGAGAAGGAGTATCCTCGAGGTTATAACTTTGATCCTGACGACATGAACTTCCCCACCTCGGGTCTGTGTTTTGCTGGTCTGATATCGATGATTGATCCTCCTCGTGCTACTGTGCCTGATGCTGTCATGAAGTGTCGCACAGCTGGCATTCGG GTTGTTATGGTAACAGGCGACCAtccaatcacagcaaaagcaatTGCAGCAAATGTAGGTATTATTTCTGAGGGCAGTGAGACGGTTGAGGACATTGCCAATCGATTGCGAATCCCCGTGGAACAGGTCAAAAAGAG TGATGCCCGTGCGTGTGTGATTAATGGTGGACAGCTGAAGGACATGACCAGCGATGAACTGGATGAGGCCCTCCGGAACCATCCAGAGATGGTGTTCGCCCGTACCTCCCCCCAGCAGAAACTGATTATTGTGGAGAGCTGTCAGCGCCTG GGCTCCATTGTGGCTGTGACGGGTGACGGAGTGAATGACTCTCCAGCCCTGAAAAAGGCCGACATTGGCATTGCCATGGGCATTGCTGGCTCTGATGCTGCTAAGAATGCGGCTGACATGATCCTGCTAGATGACAATTTTGCATCTATTGTGACTGGAGTGGAGCAAG GGCGCTTGATCTTTGATAACCTAAAGAAGTCCATTGCCTACACTTTGACAAAGAACATTCCGGAGCTGACACCCTACCTCATCTACATCACTGTCAGTGTCCCCCTGCCCCTGGGTTGCATTACCATTCTGTTCATTGAGCTGGCCACAGATATT TTCCCCTCTGTATCTTTGGCCTATGAAAAGGCAGAGAGTGACATCATGCATATAAAGCCAAGGAACCCACGGAGGCATAGACTGGTCAATGAAGCTCTGGCTGTCTACTCATATTTTCAGATTG GTGCCATCCAGTCATTTGCTGGCTTCACAGATTATTTCGCAGCTCAGGCACAGGAGGGTTGGTTCCCTCTACTGTGTGTGGGGCTAAGGTCACAGTGGGAAGATGATCACCTTCAAGACCTTCAGGACAGCTATGGACAGGAGTGG ACATTCAGTCAGCGGCTGTACCAGGAGTACACATGCTACACCGTCTTCTTCGTCAGCATTGAGATCTGCCAAATTGCTGATGTCTTGATTAGGAAAACACGTCGTCTTTCTGTGTTCCAGCAAGGCTTCTTACG AAACCGGGTACTGGTGTCTGCCATAGTCTTCCAGCTATGTCTTGGTAACCTGTTGTGCTACTGCCCAGGAATGCCTAACATCTTCAACTTCATGCCAATTAG AGTCCAGTGGTGGTTTGTTCCAGTGCCATATGGAATTCTCATTTTTGTCTATGACGAGATTAGGAAACTGGGGGTCAGACGACATCCAGGAA GCTGGTGGGACCAGGAGTTGTATTACTGA